From the Solanum pennellii chromosome 4, SPENNV200 genome, one window contains:
- the LOC107017616 gene encoding uncharacterized protein LOC107017616, which produces MLGFSYGEVFLLLGATAALIGPKDLPIIARTLGRFAGRSIGYVQLARGQLESVMQQSQARQVHKELQDTMAQLEAIRHEIRTISFMNPGPLTSRLVDNINTTAGDNTTANGPQRSVEESTIVENGPKKFDEEITIVENRLQKSGKESKTDTITPTEHNSRNSALSDMHSQAAAYARLAEMAPLKSVSIEKEGLSELTDESGSIVVLPVSAESAGLLPNRKDGAKGSDIVLEAILEADVAKNAKEFFSQPQNQLKSE; this is translated from the coding sequence aTGCTGGGATTTTCATACGGAGAAGTATTTCTGTTGCTTGGTGCTACTGCTGCTCTTATTGGACCTAAAGATCTACCAATCATCGCAAGAACACTAGGCAGATTTGCTGGGCGTTCCATTGGTTATGTTCAATTGGCCCGTGGCCAGTTAGAAAGTGTCATGCAGCAATCCCAAGCTCGCCAGGTGCATAAGGAACTGCAAGATACCATGGCTCAACTAGAAGCTATACGCCATGAAATTCGAACAATCTCTTTCATGAATCCTGGTCCACTGACATCAAGGCTAGTGGACAACATCAACACTACAGCTGGGGATAATACGACTGCAAATGGACCTCAAAGATCTGTTGAAGAGAGCACAATCGTTGAAAATGGACctaaaaaatttgatgaagagaTTACAATAGTTGAAAATAGACTTCAAAAATCTGGTAAAGAGAGCAAAACAGATACTATCACACCTACAGAGCATAATTCAAGGAACTCAGCTTTATCTGATATGCACAGCCAAGCAGCTGCTTATGCGAGATTGGCAGAGATGGCTCCTTTGAAATCTGTATCTATAGAGAAAGAAGGTCTGAGTGAACTGACCGATGAATCTGGCAGTATTGTTGTACTTCCTGTCTCTGCTGAAAGCGCAGGATTGTTGCCAAACCGTAAAGATGGAGCAAAAGGGTCTGACATTGTCTTAGAAGCAATACTGGAGGCAGATGTGGCAAAGAATGCCAAAGAATTTTTCTCACAGCCACAAAACCAATTAAAAAGTGAATGA
- the LOC107017618 gene encoding cysteine proteinase 15A-like produces MRKYLLFFVFTLLMDRLFLLSFLAFALFSSAIAFSDDDPLIRQVVSENDDNHMLNAEHHFSLFKAKFGKIYASQEEHDHRLKVFKANLRRAKRHQLLDPSAEHGITQFSDLTPSEFRRTYLGLNKPRPNLNAEKAPILPTKDLPADFDWREKGAVTDVKNQGSCGSCWSFSTTGAVEGAHFLATGELVSLSEQQLVDCDHECDPVEKNDCDAGCNGGLMTTAFEYTLKAGGLQLEKDYPYTGRDGKCHFDKSRIAASVSNFSVVGLDEDQIAANLLKHGPLAVGINAAWMQTYVRGVSCPLICLKRQDHGVLLVGYGSEGFAPIRLKNKPYWIIKNSWGKTWGEHGYYKICRGHNICGVDAMVSTVTATHTTNPNL; encoded by the exons ATGAGAAAATATCTCCTTTTTTTCGTCTTCACTCTTCTAATGGATCGTCTTTTTCTCTTATCTTTTCTAGCTTTCGCTCTTTTCTCGTCGGCGATTGCTTTCTCCGACGACGATCCGTTGATCCGGCAAGTTGTATCGGAAAACGATGACAACCATATGTTAAACGCCGAGCATCACTTTTCACTTTTTAAGGCTAAGTTTGGAAAGATCTATGCTTCTCAGGAGGAACATGACCATAGATTGAAGGTATTCAAGGCTAATCTTCGCCGTGCGAAGCGTCACCAGCTCCTTGACCCTTCCGCTGAGCACGGTATTACGCAGTTCTCCGATTTGACTCCGTCGGAGTTTCGCCGGACTTACCTTGGACTTAACAAGCCCCGACCTAATCTTAATGCCGAGAAAGCTCCAATCCTCCCGACTAAAGATCTTCCAGCTGATTTTGACTGGCGTGAGAAAGGAGCCGTCACCGATGTTAAAAATCAG GGCTCATGTGGATCATGCTGGTCATTCAGTACGACTGGAGCAGTGGAGGGAGCTCACTTTTTGGCGACCGGAGAGCTTGTGAGCCTCAGTGAACAACAGCTTGTGGATTGTGACCATGAG TGTGACCCGGTGGAAAAAAATGATTGTGATGCAGGTTGCAATGGTGGTCTTATGACTACTGCCTTTGAGTATACCCTTAAGGCTGGAGGTCTCCAACTGGAGAAAGACTATCCTTACACTGGCAGGGATGGCAAATGCCACTTTGACAAGAGCAGAATTGCTGCCTCTGTATCCAACTTCAGTGTTGTTGGTCTTGATGAAGACCAAATTGCTGCTAACCTGCTTAAACATGGTCCTCTTGCAG TGGGGATCAATGCTGCTTGGATGCAGACATATGTTAGAGGAGTTTCATGCCCATTAATTTGCCTCAAGCGTCAGGATCATGGTGTCCTCCTAGTCGGTTATGGTTCTGAAGGTTTTGCACCTATCCGTCTCAAGAATAAGCCTTACTGGATCATCAAGAATTCTTGGGGAAAGACTTGGGGAGAACACGGATATTACAAGATCTGCAGGGGTCACAATATCTGTGGAGTTGATGCCATGGTCTCTACTGTGACTGCCACACATACTACTAATCCTAATCTTTAA
- the LOC107017619 gene encoding protein SHI RELATED SEQUENCE 1-like, translated as MSGFFTLGGGGGGNKNQQQQQEQDQLATNSLLLFKDDEIYNKGFELWQQYYQLHQQRAHPHQAQDVDFSVGVGPSCNRRIISTGSSSSSGGNNNIVGGGTDDHHHQNITNNYTNSSSYRSSSGFRVMRPSSGSGSGGAGGGINCQDCGNQAKKDCSHLRCRTCCKSRGFQCNTHVKSTWVPAAKRRERLQQLTALQQHQQNQQQQTQLLSLRADHHSNIPKRPRENPSSSSLACTRIPNISSGLELGGHFPSEVSSQAVFRCVKVSAIDDADDQYAYHTAVNIGGHLFKGILYDQGVEGRYSGGVGGGGESSSGSGAAQQALNFITGATTSTTTAVATTGHQHQPAVTMYDPSVYPTPITAFLAGTQFFPPPRP; from the exons ATGTCTGGATTCTTCACACTAGGAGGTGGTGGAGGTGGAAATAagaaccaacaacaacaacaagagcaAGATCAATTAGCTACAAATAGCTTACTTCTTTTCAAAGACGACGAGATCTACAATAAGGGTTTCGAGTTATGGCAGCAGTACTATCAGTTGCATCAACAACGAGCACATCCTCATCAAGCACAAGATGTGGATTTCTCAGTTGGTGTGGGGCCCAGTTGTAACAGAAGAATCATCAGTACTGGTAGCAGCAGCAGTAGTGGTGGTAACAATAACATTGTCGGTGGTGGTACTgatgatcatcatcatcaaaatattACTAACAATTATACTAATTCGTCTTCTTATAGATCGTCATCAGGGTTTCGCGTTATGCGTCCCAGTAGTGGTAGTGGTAGTGGTGGAGCTGGTGGAGGAATTAACTGTCAAGATTGTGGAAATCAAGCTAAAAAAGACTGTTCACATTTGAGGTGCCGGACTTGCTGTAAGAGCAGAGGATTTCAATGTAATACACACGTTAAAAGTACCTGGGTACCTGCTGCTAAAAGACGTGAACGGTTGCAACAACTTACTGCTctacaacaacaccaacaaaatcaacaacaacaaactcaacttCTTAGCTTGAGAGCTGATCATCACTCTAATATCCCAAAAAGGCCAAGAGAAAACCCATCTTCCTCCTCTCTAGCTTGTACTCGAATACCCAACATCTCCTCAG GGTTAGAGTTAGGTGGTCATTTTCCATCAGAAGTGAGTTCTCAAGCTGTTTTTCGATGCGTAAAAGTGAGTGCAATCGACGATGCAGATGATCAATATGCTTATCATACGGCTGTGAATATTGGTGGACATTTATTCAAAGGAATTTTGTATGATCAAGGGGTAGAAGGTCGATATAGTGGTGGcgttggtggtggtggagagAGTTCATCTGGTAGTGGCGCCGCTCAACAAGCACTGAATTTTATTACCGGCGCCACTACATCCACCACCACAGCAGTCGCCACcactggtcaccaacatcaaccAGCTGTGACAATGTATGATCCTTCAGTGTATCCAACTCCTATTACTGCTTTCCTGGCCGGTACGCAATTCTTTCCACCTCCCCGGCCTTAA